The Desulfovibrio sp. UIB00 DNA window GGCGCGAAAACCGCGCACTCATCCCCTCGGTAAAAGAACGCTTTCTGGCGCTGCGCACGGCGCTGGGCAAGGAGAATGTGCAATGAAAACTCTGGTGGTCTACTCCTCCCGCACTGGTAATACGGAAAAAGTGGCCCGTGCCGTGGCTGAGGGCCTGCACGACTGCGCCATCTACCCTGTAAAGGATGCCCCAAACCCCAGCGGCTATGATTTTTTGGCCGTGGGCTACTGGGTGGACAAAGGCATGCCCGATGCCGATGCCAAACGGTATCTTGAGAGCATCGAAAACTGCACCGTGGCCCTGTTTGGCACCCTTGGGGCATGGCCTGACTCGGAACACGCCGCAGATTGCAAAAAAAAGGGAGAGGCCCTGCTCAACGAGCCGCAACGCGGCAACAGGGTTCTGGGGTCATTCCTGTGTCAGGGCCGCGTTGACCCGGCGGTGGTGGCCATGATGCAGAAAATGGCCGACAACGCCCACCCCATGACGGACGAGCGC harbors:
- a CDS encoding flavodoxin family protein gives rise to the protein MKTLVVYSSRTGNTEKVARAVAEGLHDCAIYPVKDAPNPSGYDFLAVGYWVDKGMPDADAKRYLESIENCTVALFGTLGAWPDSEHAADCKKKGEALLNEPQRGNRVLGSFLCQGRVDPAVVAMMQKMADNAHPMTDERRARLEEAAKHPDEEDCRQAREYITALAATV